Proteins encoded together in one Stutzerimonas stutzeri window:
- a CDS encoding DEAD/DEAH box helicase, whose translation MTFASLGLIDPLLRTLETLDYRKPTPVQAEAIPAVLKGRDLMAAAQTGTGKTAGFALPLLQRLTMEGAKVASNSVRALVLVPTRELAEQVHESFRVYGQNLPLRTYAVYGGVSINPQMMALRKGIDVLVATPGRLLDLYRQNAVGFAQLQALVLDEADRMLDLGFAEELDALFSALPKKRQTLLFSATFSEAIRQMARELLRDPLSVEVSPRNAAAKTVKQWLVPVDKKRKSELFLHLLAERRWGQVLVFVKTRKGVDQLVDELQAQGIASDAIHGDKPQASRLRALERFKAGEVQVLVATDVAARGLDIHDLPQVVNFDLPIVAEDYVHRIGRTGRAGASGEAISLVAADEVDQLAAIETLINQVLPRHDEPGFVPDHRVPATALGGQIIKKPKKPKKPKEAAGKGKIHLGNWFEENEKPNARPIRKVPSLGGGKPAKKR comes from the coding sequence ATGACCTTCGCCTCCCTGGGCCTGATCGATCCGCTGCTGCGGACCCTGGAAACCCTCGACTATCGCAAGCCGACGCCGGTGCAGGCCGAGGCCATTCCCGCCGTGCTCAAAGGCCGCGACCTGATGGCAGCGGCGCAGACCGGTACCGGCAAGACCGCCGGTTTCGCCCTGCCATTGCTGCAGCGCCTGACCATGGAAGGCGCCAAGGTGGCGAGCAATTCGGTGCGCGCGCTGGTACTGGTGCCGACCCGTGAACTGGCCGAGCAGGTTCACGAGAGCTTTCGCGTGTACGGGCAGAACCTGCCGCTGCGCACCTACGCGGTGTACGGCGGCGTGAGCATCAATCCGCAGATGATGGCGCTGCGCAAGGGCATCGATGTGCTGGTGGCCACCCCGGGGCGCCTGCTCGACCTCTACCGGCAGAACGCCGTCGGTTTCGCCCAGTTGCAGGCGCTGGTGCTCGACGAGGCGGACCGCATGCTCGACCTCGGTTTCGCTGAAGAGCTGGATGCGCTGTTCTCCGCTTTGCCGAAAAAGCGCCAGACCCTGCTGTTTTCCGCGACCTTCTCCGAGGCGATCCGGCAGATGGCCCGCGAGCTGCTGCGCGACCCGCTGTCGGTCGAGGTCAGCCCACGCAACGCCGCGGCGAAGACGGTCAAGCAGTGGCTGGTGCCGGTGGACAAGAAGCGCAAGAGCGAGCTGTTCCTGCATCTGCTGGCGGAGCGGCGCTGGGGTCAGGTGCTGGTATTCGTCAAGACGCGCAAGGGCGTCGATCAGCTGGTGGACGAGCTGCAGGCGCAGGGCATCGCCAGCGACGCGATCCACGGCGACAAGCCGCAGGCCTCGCGTCTGCGCGCGCTGGAGCGCTTCAAGGCTGGCGAGGTGCAGGTGCTGGTGGCGACCGACGTGGCGGCGCGCGGACTGGACATCCACGACCTGCCGCAGGTGGTCAACTTCGACCTGCCCATAGTCGCCGAGGATTACGTGCATCGCATCGGTCGTACCGGCCGCGCCGGAGCCAGTGGCGAGGCGATCTCCCTGGTCGCCGCCGACGAGGTGGACCAGCTGGCCGCCATCGAGACCCTGATCAATCAGGTGCTGCCGCGGCATGACGAGCCGGGCTTCGTACCGGATCACCGCGTGCCGGCCACGGCGCTGGGCGGGCAGATCATCAAGAAACCGAAGAAACCCAAGAAGCCCAAGGAAGCTGCCGGCAAGGGCAAGATCCATCTCGGCAACTGGTTCGAGGAGAACGAAAAGCCCAACGCCCGGCCGATTCGCAAGGTGCCGAGCCTCGGCGGCGGCAAACCGGCTAAGAAGCGCTAA
- a CDS encoding DUF2845 domain-containing protein: MRGNLSMGSKTTSVILLVGVLFSVSAEASMRCGTRLVGLGDTDEQVEAKCGPADRQSVEAPSLRSDGVVQPGAVRVDRRVYGPRNGAEHHLRFIDGRLVEIRMVREPEPSRL; this comes from the coding sequence ATGCGAGGAAACCTGAGCATGGGTAGCAAAACGACGTCGGTGATCCTGCTGGTCGGCGTGCTGTTCAGTGTATCGGCAGAGGCGTCCATGAGGTGTGGCACCCGCCTGGTTGGTCTGGGCGACACAGATGAGCAGGTCGAGGCCAAGTGCGGTCCTGCCGATCGCCAAAGCGTCGAAGCACCGTCGCTGCGTAGCGATGGTGTCGTACAGCCGGGAGCTGTCAGGGTCGACCGCCGGGTCTACGGTCCGCGAAACGGCGCGGAACATCATCTTCGCTTCATCGATGGCCGTTTGGTTGAAATCCGTATGGTGCGCGAGCCAGAGCCGAGCAGGTTGTAA
- a CDS encoding LysE family translocator: MSQWLPFVLFAFVASITPGPTNILVLSNSSRFGLLAALPIIFGACAAAALIVLLVGLGAGEWLLRHPPLQQAMAWLGVGWLLYLAWQIARSPTEAIEADTASRRLGALGAAGLQVINPKVWMMALAVVGVFSGANADAGRYAIHALLFFLIALPCLAAWALLGAGAARLLRSATHLRRFNQAMALLLVVSALASL, translated from the coding sequence ATGAGCCAGTGGCTGCCTTTCGTGCTGTTTGCCTTCGTCGCCTCCATCACCCCGGGCCCGACCAACATCCTGGTGCTGAGCAACAGCTCGCGCTTCGGCCTGCTGGCGGCGCTTCCCATCATCTTTGGCGCCTGCGCGGCCGCGGCGCTGATCGTGCTGCTGGTGGGCCTTGGCGCCGGAGAATGGCTGCTGCGCCATCCGCCATTGCAGCAGGCGATGGCCTGGCTCGGGGTCGGCTGGCTGCTCTACCTGGCCTGGCAGATCGCCCGCAGCCCGACCGAAGCGATCGAAGCCGACACCGCCAGCCGTCGACTCGGCGCCCTGGGCGCCGCCGGGCTGCAGGTGATCAACCCGAAGGTATGGATGATGGCGCTGGCGGTGGTCGGCGTGTTCAGCGGCGCCAACGCCGATGCCGGGCGCTACGCCATCCACGCGCTGCTGTTCTTCCTGATCGCCCTGCCCTGCCTGGCGGCCTGGGCCCTGCTCGGCGCCGGTGCGGCCCGGCTGCTGCGCTCGGCGACGCATCTACGCCGCTTCAACCAGGCGATGGCGTTGCTGCTGGTGGTGTCGGCGCTGGCGAGCCTGTAG
- a CDS encoding AraC family transcriptional regulator, with translation MGNNDWIELNRDAETGIETIRAHFEGHAYDPHFHDSYLIGFTEQGVQQFHCRKALHSSTPGQVFLLEPGELHDGHAPARGGFTYSMLYLDPHWLERELRGLFEDAPGDCQPAFAKTLASEPELLAVIAEAFQALQSRDLRIVRQAALDALLAKLARHLAWRPRLDSDPRMPLVALRARDYLHAHMEQDLGLDELAWASGVDRFRLSRAFKAAFGIAPHAYLVQLRLARARQLLASGQPPARVAMTLGFADQSHMGRWFRRAYGLTPAHYRRRCSNLPDR, from the coding sequence ATGGGCAACAATGACTGGATCGAGCTGAACAGGGATGCCGAAACCGGCATCGAGACGATCCGCGCCCATTTCGAAGGCCACGCCTACGATCCGCACTTCCACGACAGCTACCTGATCGGCTTCACCGAACAGGGCGTGCAACAGTTCCATTGCCGCAAGGCACTGCACAGCAGCACCCCAGGCCAGGTCTTTCTGCTCGAACCCGGCGAGCTGCACGATGGCCACGCCCCGGCCCGGGGCGGCTTCACCTACTCGATGCTCTACCTCGACCCGCACTGGCTCGAGCGCGAGCTGCGCGGGCTGTTCGAGGACGCGCCAGGCGATTGCCAGCCGGCATTCGCCAAGACGCTGGCCAGCGAGCCCGAGTTGCTGGCGGTGATTGCCGAAGCCTTCCAGGCACTGCAGAGCCGCGATCTGCGCATCGTCCGCCAGGCCGCGCTGGATGCGTTGCTGGCCAAGCTGGCGCGACATCTGGCCTGGCGCCCGCGGCTCGACAGCGATCCGCGCATGCCGCTGGTGGCACTGCGGGCACGGGATTATCTGCACGCGCACATGGAGCAGGACCTGGGCCTGGACGAGCTGGCCTGGGCAAGCGGTGTCGATCGCTTCCGCCTGTCGCGGGCGTTCAAGGCCGCGTTCGGCATCGCGCCGCATGCCTATCTGGTCCAGCTGCGCCTGGCCAGGGCACGACAGCTGCTGGCCAGCGGGCAGCCACCGGCGCGGGTGGCGATGACACTGGGTTTCGCCGACCAGAGTCATATGGGCCGCTGGTTTCGCCGCGCCTACGGCCTGACCCCGGCGCATTACCGCAGGCGCTGCTCGAATCTTCCAGACCGCTGA
- the adhP gene encoding alcohol dehydrogenase AdhP has protein sequence MTQTMKAAVVHAFGEPLRLEEVKVPMPGPGQILVKIAASGVCHTDLHAAEGDWPVKPSLPFIPGHEGVGHVAAVGAGVTRVKEGDRVGVPWLYTACGCCEHCLTGWETLCEGQQNTGYSVNGGYAEYVLADPNYVGILPKNVEFDEIAPILCAGVTVYKGLKVTGARPGQWVVISGIGGLGHVAVQYAKAMGLHVVAVDVDDAKLELAKRLGAKLTINARTENPVEVVQRDIGGAHGVLVTAVSNSAFGQAIGMARRHGTVALVGLPPGDFPTPIFDVVLKAISITGSIVGTRADLQEALDFAGEGLVKATIHTDSLDNINQIFDDMRAGRIEGRIVMKM, from the coding sequence ATGACCCAGACCATGAAAGCGGCAGTGGTTCACGCCTTTGGCGAGCCGCTGCGCCTCGAGGAAGTCAAGGTGCCGATGCCCGGCCCCGGTCAGATCCTGGTGAAGATCGCCGCCTCCGGCGTCTGCCACACCGACCTGCACGCTGCCGAGGGCGACTGGCCGGTGAAACCGTCCCTGCCGTTCATTCCCGGCCATGAAGGCGTTGGCCACGTCGCGGCGGTGGGTGCCGGCGTGACCCGGGTGAAGGAGGGCGATCGCGTCGGCGTGCCCTGGCTGTACACCGCCTGCGGCTGCTGCGAGCACTGCCTGACCGGCTGGGAAACCCTCTGCGAAGGCCAGCAGAACACCGGTTACTCGGTCAATGGCGGCTACGCCGAATACGTGCTGGCCGACCCAAACTACGTTGGCATCCTGCCGAAGAACGTCGAGTTCGACGAGATCGCGCCGATTCTCTGCGCCGGTGTCACTGTCTACAAGGGCCTCAAGGTCACCGGTGCACGCCCCGGCCAGTGGGTGGTGATCTCCGGCATCGGCGGCCTCGGTCATGTCGCGGTGCAGTACGCCAAGGCGATGGGGCTGCACGTGGTGGCGGTGGATGTGGATGACGCCAAGCTGGAGCTGGCCAAGCGTCTGGGTGCCAAGCTGACCATCAACGCACGCACGGAGAATCCCGTGGAGGTGGTCCAGCGCGATATCGGCGGCGCCCACGGCGTGCTGGTCACCGCGGTGTCCAACAGCGCCTTCGGCCAGGCCATCGGCATGGCGCGGCGGCATGGCACCGTGGCGCTGGTCGGGCTGCCGCCGGGAGACTTCCCGACGCCGATCTTCGACGTCGTGCTCAAGGCCATCAGCATCACCGGCTCGATCGTCGGCACCCGCGCCGATCTGCAGGAGGCGCTGGATTTCGCCGGCGAGGGCCTGGTCAAGGCGACCATCCACACCGACAGCCTGGACAACATCAACCAGATCTTCGACGACATGCGCGCCGGGCGCATCGAAGGCCGTATCGTGATGAAGATGTAG
- a CDS encoding NAD(P)/FAD-dependent oxidoreductase yields MPAPLACPVATMPQPSSFRVAIIGGGPAGLMAAEVLGQAGVNVDLYDAMPSVGRKFLLAGVGGMNITHAEDYAAFVSRYAERAGDLRPLLDAFSPDALREWIHGLGIDTFVGSSGRVFPTDMKAAPLLRAWLKRLRESGVQLHTRQRWLGWDEHGALRIAGPQGESLIEADATLLALGGGSWARLGSDGAWVPLLQNRGIAIAPLQPANCGFEVAGWSEHLREKFAGAPLKTVSLALPGEAPRKGEFVLTATGIEGSLVYALSAPIRNTINRDGVATVLLDLLPDRTLTQIASALARPRGSQSMAKHLHRQLKLDGVKAALLRELTDATTFQAPQALAAAIKALPIRLVRPRPLDEAISSAGGVPFEELDEDLMLRRLPGVFCAGEMLDWEAPTGGYLLTACFASGRAAAEAMLRWLRANVPANAPR; encoded by the coding sequence ATGCCCGCCCCGCTCGCCTGCCCGGTTGCCACCATGCCCCAGCCCTCCTCTTTTCGCGTCGCCATCATCGGTGGTGGTCCGGCCGGCCTGATGGCCGCCGAGGTGCTCGGGCAGGCAGGCGTGAATGTCGACCTGTATGACGCCATGCCCTCGGTGGGGCGCAAGTTCCTGCTGGCCGGCGTTGGCGGCATGAACATCACCCATGCCGAGGACTACGCCGCGTTCGTCAGCCGCTACGCCGAGCGCGCCGGCGACCTGCGTCCGCTGCTCGATGCCTTCTCCCCGGATGCGCTGCGCGAATGGATTCACGGGTTGGGCATCGACACCTTTGTCGGCAGTTCGGGCCGGGTGTTTCCCACCGACATGAAGGCCGCGCCCCTGCTGCGCGCCTGGCTCAAGCGCCTGCGTGAAAGCGGCGTGCAGCTGCATACCCGCCAGCGCTGGCTGGGCTGGGACGAGCATGGCGCGCTGCGTATCGCCGGGCCGCAAGGCGAAAGCCTGATCGAGGCGGACGCCACCCTGCTCGCCCTCGGCGGCGGCAGTTGGGCCAGACTGGGTTCGGATGGCGCCTGGGTGCCCCTGCTGCAGAACCGCGGGATCGCCATCGCGCCGCTGCAGCCGGCCAACTGTGGCTTCGAGGTAGCCGGCTGGAGCGAGCACCTGCGGGAGAAATTCGCCGGCGCGCCGCTGAAGACGGTCAGCCTGGCATTGCCCGGCGAAGCACCGCGCAAGGGCGAGTTCGTGCTCACCGCCACGGGCATCGAGGGCAGCCTGGTCTATGCGCTCTCGGCGCCGATCCGCAACACGATCAACCGTGACGGCGTCGCCACGGTACTGCTCGACCTGCTGCCGGATCGCACCCTGACGCAGATCGCCAGCGCCCTGGCCAGACCGCGGGGCTCGCAGTCCATGGCCAAGCACCTGCACCGCCAGCTGAAGCTCGACGGCGTCAAGGCGGCGCTGTTGCGCGAGCTGACCGATGCCACGACCTTCCAGGCCCCACAGGCCCTGGCCGCCGCGATCAAGGCGCTGCCCATCCGCCTGGTCCGCCCGCGTCCGCTGGACGAGGCGATCAGCAGCGCCGGCGGCGTGCCCTTCGAGGAACTGGACGAGGATCTGATGCTGCGCCGGCTACCCGGCGTGTTCTGCGCTGGCGAAATGCTCGACTGGGAAGCGCCGACCGGTGGCTATCTGCTGACCGCCTGCTTTGCCAGCGGACGCGCCGCAGCCGAAGCCATGCTGCGCTGGCTGCGTGCCAACGTGCCGGCAAACGCGCCGCGCTGA
- a CDS encoding histone deacetylase: MSLPLVYHDDYSPPLPPGHRFPMEKFRLLRDHLVTLGMTTDAALLRPSLCSRDILTLAHDADYVARYCSGEMGRDELRRLGLPWSPELAQRTVRAVGGSLLAAEQALQHGLACHLAGGTHHAHRDHASGFCIFNDLAVIALYLLESGRVGRVLIFDCDVHQGDGTARILENVPDAVTVSLHCEKNFPTRKAHSDWDIPLPPGMGDEAYLQVVHDTLNYLLPIYQPDLVLYDAGVDVHRDDALGLLSLTDAGLAARDSAVLDHCLGRDIPVVGLIGGGYDKDRALLAHRHATLHVSAHSAWQRHGLG; this comes from the coding sequence ATGTCCCTTCCCCTGGTCTATCACGACGATTACAGCCCGCCGCTGCCGCCGGGCCATCGATTTCCCATGGAGAAGTTTCGTCTGCTGCGTGACCACCTGGTCACTCTCGGTATGACCACGGACGCAGCGCTATTGCGCCCGTCACTTTGCAGCCGCGACATCCTGACTCTGGCCCATGACGCCGATTATGTCGCGCGCTACTGCAGCGGCGAGATGGGCCGCGACGAGCTGCGCCGGCTCGGCCTGCCCTGGAGCCCGGAGCTGGCGCAGCGCACCGTGCGGGCAGTAGGCGGCTCGCTGCTGGCGGCGGAGCAGGCGCTGCAGCACGGTCTGGCCTGCCATCTGGCCGGCGGCACGCACCATGCGCATCGCGATCACGCCTCGGGCTTCTGCATCTTCAACGACCTGGCGGTGATCGCGCTGTACCTGCTGGAAAGCGGACGTGTCGGGCGCGTGCTGATCTTCGACTGCGACGTGCACCAGGGCGACGGCACCGCGCGCATCCTGGAGAACGTGCCGGATGCGGTGACCGTCTCGCTGCACTGCGAGAAGAACTTCCCCACCCGCAAGGCCCATAGCGACTGGGACATCCCGCTACCGCCGGGCATGGGCGACGAGGCCTACCTCCAGGTCGTGCACGACACGCTGAACTACCTGCTGCCGATCTATCAGCCGGACCTGGTGCTCTATGACGCCGGCGTCGACGTCCACCGCGACGACGCCCTGGGCCTGCTCTCGCTGACCGACGCCGGACTCGCCGCGCGCGACAGCGCGGTGCTCGATCACTGCCTGGGTCGAGACATTCCCGTGGTCGGGCTGATCGGCGGCGGCTACGACAAGGACCGCGCCCTGCTCGCCCATCGTCATGCGACCTTGCATGTCAGCGCCCACTCGGCCTGGCAGCGCCACGGGCTCGGCTGA
- a CDS encoding GNAT family N-acetyltransferase: MVDRIALETSRLRLRSWHDDDLEPLAQLCADPEVMRYDPALLSRDECAALMVRSRLHLLRHGFGLWALERKDSGAFIGYCGLVWAPSSVPGSAVELRWGVACEQWGQGLVLEAARAVLQHAFVTLQLPEVVACMAQINEPAKQLVAELGMRADQAASFSHPELAAGHPLHEQLLYRLQRGDWRQ; the protein is encoded by the coding sequence ATGGTCGATCGAATCGCCCTCGAAACCTCGCGTCTGCGGCTGCGCAGCTGGCATGACGACGACCTCGAGCCATTGGCGCAGCTGTGCGCCGACCCGGAAGTCATGCGCTACGACCCGGCCCTGCTGTCGCGGGATGAGTGCGCCGCGCTGATGGTGCGCAGTCGCCTTCATCTGCTGCGGCACGGCTTCGGCCTGTGGGCGCTGGAACGCAAGGACAGTGGTGCCTTTATCGGCTACTGCGGGCTGGTCTGGGCGCCGTCGTCGGTGCCGGGCTCGGCGGTGGAGCTGCGCTGGGGCGTGGCCTGTGAACAATGGGGCCAGGGCCTGGTGCTCGAGGCGGCACGGGCGGTTCTGCAGCATGCCTTCGTCACCCTGCAATTGCCCGAGGTGGTCGCCTGCATGGCGCAGATCAACGAGCCGGCCAAGCAGCTGGTGGCGGAGCTGGGCATGCGCGCCGATCAGGCTGCGTCCTTCTCCCACCCGGAGCTGGCGGCGGGGCACCCGTTGCACGAGCAGCTGCTCTACCGGCTGCAGCGGGGCGATTGGCGACAATAA
- the tesB gene encoding acyl-CoA thioesterase II, whose amino-acid sequence MTQILDALVNLLTLERIEENLFRGASQDLGFPQLFGGQVLGQVISAASQTVTPERHVHSLHGYFLRPGDSHQPVVYDVDRVRDGGSFTTRRVSAIQKGQTIFTGIASFQAEETGYEHQLPMPDVIGPDDLPNEWELLHKLSPMVPERVMEKLRRPKPIEIRPVTLVDPANPQPIEPVRHLWFRADGSLPDSPALHKYLLAYASDFSFIGTALQPHGVSSWSKFIQLASLDHAIWFHREVKMDDWLLYSIDSPWAGNARGFARGSIFNRQGELVASVAQEGLIRVREDWM is encoded by the coding sequence ATGACCCAGATACTCGACGCCCTGGTCAATCTGCTGACCCTGGAACGCATCGAGGAAAACCTGTTCCGTGGCGCCAGCCAGGACCTCGGCTTTCCCCAGCTGTTCGGCGGGCAGGTGCTCGGCCAGGTGATCTCCGCTGCCAGCCAGACGGTGACGCCGGAGCGCCATGTGCATTCGCTGCACGGCTATTTCCTGCGTCCCGGTGACTCGCACCAGCCGGTGGTGTACGACGTCGATCGCGTACGCGATGGCGGCAGCTTCACCACGCGACGGGTCAGCGCGATCCAGAAGGGGCAGACCATCTTCACCGGCATCGCCTCGTTCCAGGCCGAGGAAACGGGCTACGAGCACCAGTTGCCGATGCCGGATGTGATCGGGCCGGACGACCTGCCCAACGAGTGGGAGCTGCTGCACAAGCTTTCGCCGATGGTGCCGGAACGTGTGATGGAGAAGCTGCGCCGGCCCAAGCCCATCGAGATTCGCCCGGTCACCCTGGTCGATCCGGCCAACCCGCAGCCGATCGAACCGGTCCGCCACCTGTGGTTCCGCGCCGACGGCTCGCTGCCCGACAGCCCGGCGCTGCACAAGTACCTGCTCGCCTACGCCTCGGACTTCAGCTTTATCGGCACCGCGTTGCAGCCCCACGGCGTCAGCTCGTGGAGCAAGTTCATCCAGCTGGCCAGCCTCGATCATGCCATCTGGTTCCACCGCGAAGTGAAGATGGACGACTGGCTGCTGTACTCCATCGACAGCCCCTGGGCCGGCAATGCCCGCGGCTTCGCCCGTGGCAGCATCTTCAACCGCCAGGGCGAGCTGGTTGCCTCGGTGGCCCAGGAAGGCCTGATCCGCGTGCGCGAGGACTGGATGTGA
- a CDS encoding HAD family hydrolase → MKIAEVRHWVFDMDGTLTIAVHDFAAIRRALEIPEEDDILHHLAALPADEAAAKRAWLLEHERELAYAARPAEGARELLHALRERGCRLGVLTRNAHELALVTLQAVGMGDCFLPEDILGRDEAPPKPHPGGLLHLAERWGVAPASMLMVGDYRFDLECARAAGARGVLVNVPRNEWPELADLYAPDCRALHGMLG, encoded by the coding sequence GTGAAGATCGCCGAGGTGCGGCACTGGGTGTTCGACATGGACGGCACCCTGACCATCGCCGTGCACGATTTCGCCGCGATCCGCCGCGCCCTGGAGATTCCCGAGGAGGACGACATCCTCCATCACCTGGCTGCGCTGCCGGCCGACGAAGCGGCGGCCAAGCGCGCCTGGCTGCTGGAGCACGAACGCGAACTCGCCTACGCCGCACGCCCGGCCGAAGGCGCCCGCGAGCTGCTGCATGCGCTGCGCGAGCGCGGCTGCCGCCTCGGCGTGCTGACCCGCAATGCCCACGAACTGGCGCTGGTGACCCTGCAGGCGGTGGGCATGGGCGACTGTTTTCTGCCCGAGGACATCCTCGGTCGCGACGAGGCACCGCCCAAGCCGCATCCGGGCGGGCTGCTGCATTTGGCGGAGCGCTGGGGCGTGGCGCCGGCGTCGATGCTGATGGTGGGGGACTACCGCTTCGACCTGGAATGCGCCAGGGCCGCTGGCGCGCGCGGGGTGCTGGTCAACGTGCCGCGCAATGAATGGCCGGAGCTGGCCGACCTGTACGCGCCTGATTGTCGTGCGCTGCACGGCATGCTGGGCTGA
- a CDS encoding neutral zinc metallopeptidase, whose amino-acid sequence MRWNRARRSDNVVDARGRSGMRLGGGLGLGGIAIVVVIGLLSGQDPLQILGQLANQGGPAVSQQGQRPAGDDPQVEFVRAVLGDTEDTWRALFQQNGAQYRDPTLVLFRGGVNSACGFASSAVGPFYCPGDQQVYLDLQFFDEMARRFSAAGDFAQAYVIAHEVGHHVQTLLGVSQQMQAARQRGARMEGDNGLLVRQELQADCYAGVWAYHAQQRHDWLEEGDLEEALNAANAIGDDNLQKRSQGRVVPDAFTHGTSAQRVRWFRDGFEHGDPARCDTFKAARL is encoded by the coding sequence ATGCGCTGGAATCGAGCCCGACGCAGCGACAACGTAGTGGACGCCAGAGGCCGCAGCGGCATGCGCCTGGGCGGCGGCCTCGGTCTGGGCGGCATCGCCATCGTGGTAGTGATCGGCCTGCTCTCGGGCCAGGATCCGCTGCAGATTCTCGGCCAGTTGGCCAACCAGGGCGGGCCCGCAGTCTCTCAGCAAGGCCAGCGCCCGGCTGGCGACGATCCGCAGGTGGAATTCGTCCGCGCCGTGCTTGGCGACACCGAAGACACCTGGCGCGCCCTGTTCCAGCAGAACGGCGCGCAGTACCGCGACCCGACCCTGGTGCTGTTTCGCGGCGGCGTGAACTCGGCCTGCGGCTTCGCCAGTTCGGCAGTCGGCCCGTTCTATTGCCCCGGCGATCAGCAGGTCTACCTCGACCTGCAGTTCTTCGACGAGATGGCCCGGCGCTTTTCCGCCGCCGGTGACTTTGCCCAGGCCTATGTGATCGCCCATGAGGTCGGTCATCACGTGCAGACACTGCTCGGCGTTTCGCAGCAGATGCAGGCCGCCCGCCAGCGTGGCGCGCGGATGGAAGGCGACAACGGTCTGCTGGTGCGCCAGGAACTGCAGGCCGACTGCTATGCCGGCGTCTGGGCCTATCACGCCCAGCAACGCCACGACTGGCTGGAGGAAGGCGACCTGGAAGAAGCGCTGAACGCCGCCAATGCCATCGGCGACGACAACCTGCAGAAGCGCAGCCAGGGCCGCGTGGTCCCGGATGCCTTCACCCACGGCACCTCGGCGCAGCGGGTGCGCTGGTTCCGCGATGGCTTCGAACACGGTGATCCGGCGCGCTGCGACACCTTCAAGGCGGCGCGGCTGTAG
- a CDS encoding DUF411 domain-containing protein, with translation MRRLLLAPLLFAGFAQAADPIAIDVYRDPNCGCCKAWIEHLEDNGFAVADHVVNDMTSVKMEHGVPHRLGSCHTGVIDGKFVEGHVPAADILKLRAQPDLIGAAVPGMPVGSPGMEMGERKDAFQVIGVSKQGKESVISEYPGN, from the coding sequence ATGCGCCGTCTTCTGCTCGCCCCCCTCCTGTTCGCCGGTTTCGCCCAGGCGGCCGACCCCATCGCCATCGACGTCTACCGTGACCCCAACTGTGGCTGCTGCAAGGCATGGATCGAGCATCTGGAAGACAACGGCTTCGCCGTGGCCGATCACGTGGTCAACGACATGACCTCGGTGAAGATGGAGCATGGAGTACCGCACCGCCTCGGCTCCTGCCACACCGGTGTGATCGACGGCAAGTTCGTCGAAGGCCACGTGCCGGCGGCGGACATTCTCAAACTGCGCGCACAGCCTGACCTGATCGGCGCCGCGGTGCCGGGCATGCCGGTCGGCTCACCCGGCATGGAAATGGGTGAGCGCAAGGACGCCTTCCAGGTGATCGGCGTCAGCAAGCAGGGCAAGGAGAGCGTGATTTCCGAGTACCCCGGCAACTGA
- a CDS encoding DUF4345 domain-containing protein yields the protein MRFARFVLLAQALVMASLSLAYWFRPYEMANLNGMLLMEGASVSHMRVYYGGLQLGLALFLIWAARAPERARPALMMLMITMTALVLGRLVSLWLDGGELVGFDLASLVYRIFAAALAAVAWYVIRERPEPAPERIEPAARRRVSEPPKPFQLGEVPPTLEPAPAEPAAQPFRRGDPSE from the coding sequence ATGCGTTTTGCCCGTTTCGTTCTGCTCGCGCAGGCACTGGTGATGGCCAGCCTCAGCCTGGCCTACTGGTTTCGCCCCTACGAGATGGCCAATCTGAACGGCATGCTGTTGATGGAAGGCGCGTCCGTCAGCCATATGCGGGTCTACTACGGCGGCCTGCAGCTGGGCCTGGCGCTGTTCCTGATCTGGGCTGCGCGGGCGCCGGAGCGGGCGCGGCCGGCCCTGATGATGCTGATGATCACCATGACGGCACTGGTGCTCGGGCGGCTGGTGTCGCTCTGGCTGGATGGCGGCGAGCTGGTCGGCTTCGATCTGGCCTCGCTGGTCTACCGGATCTTCGCTGCCGCCCTGGCGGCGGTCGCCTGGTACGTCATTCGTGAGCGTCCGGAGCCGGCGCCCGAGCGCATCGAGCCGGCTGCGCGCAGGCGCGTCAGCGAGCCGCCGAAACCCTTCCAGCTCGGCGAAGTGCCGCCGACGCTCGAGCCGGCCCCGGCCGAGCCGGCTGCGCAGCCGTTTCGTCGTGGCGATCCATCCGAGTGA